The window AAGCCGGCGGCCGCCTCGAAGCCGGCGGCGGCCGCATCCAGCGCGGAAGCACCGGGCGGAGCGACGGCGATCGCGGTCAGCACGGCCTCCTTGAAGAGGTCGGACCCGGCGAACAGCACCTCGCGCTTGTCGGCGAAGTAGCGGGGTGGTGCACGCGGTGGCGGAGGAGGGCGTCCCGTCGCGCGCCATCGCCGAGGCGATCGGACATGGTGCCGACGTACCCGTCGCGTCCATCCACCCGGCGGAGGTCGAGTCGCACTTCGGCTGGATCGGCGCCTTC is drawn from Leifsonia shinshuensis and contains these coding sequences:
- a CDS encoding nucleoside-diphosphate sugar epimerase, producing the protein MVHAVAEEGVPSRAIAEAIGHGADVPVASIHPAEVESHFGWIGAFFGLDIPASSALTRQRLGWEPVGPTLLEDLATPSYFARAAAAAR